The sequence TATGAGAATATATGCTGCCGGAATATCTTTTAACACTTGGTTCCTTTATAGAATATATACAGGAAATATCATATTTTACCTCTGTATATCCATTATTATTTCAATATCGAAAAAAGCAGCTGAAGATAAAATGACTTTTGATCGAAGATTAAATGCCTTGTAGCAGGAATTGAAAATGGATAATCGTGTTCCTGAACATGAAAACTCTACCAGAAGTACTTTATCTGCAAATCAACACCGAAGAGAGGAACGAAATCATTAGAAAATGAAGAAGTTATCACAAAAGTGAAACGAGATTATGGATTTTTTTCTCTGATTACGAATGGGACTCTGGATGCGGTTACCGCTCTTGAAATCTACCGTAATAAGGATGTTGTGGAAAAGGCATTCGGAAATCTCAAGGAGCGATTAAACATACATCGAAATTTAGTCTCATCGGAAAAGAGTTATCAGGGATATTCCAGCATATGTATGTGAACGGTGTCATGAAGCATATTTCACTCCGGATATTTCACGAAAAATGGATACCATCATTGAAGAAGCACGAAAGGGTAGTTTATGTATGAAAGCTCTCGCTGCAGGCGAAGTCAGTATGTAGGTTTAACCGGAGTCAGCAAGAGACAGGTATCATACATTCCCTTCCGAATGATCCCGGGTATGTCCCGGTAATAACAGGAATCACAGAGGCCATCATGTTCTTCGACATTATACCAGGATATTTCATGTTTCTTTTTTAAAAAGATTAGAAAAAAAAGGAAAATGCTTTTCATTTTTTAAAAAAGTTATCGTTAAGACCTTTAAAATATCAGCTGATAAAAAAAAAGTTTGATTTGTACCCGGTTTAAGTTAGGGCTTTGGAAAAAGTTTTCTGAAGCCTCAGGCGAGATTTGAACTCGCGACCTCGTCCTTACCAAGGACGCGCTCTACCGGCTGAGCCACTGAGGCGAATGCTTGCGCCTATACATGTAGGAAAGCTCAGTATTTAATATTTTTGAAATTAGTTCCTGTGAAAATCTGATACGAAAAACCCCGGGATATTCTCTATCATCAGGTATTTCTCTCAATATTTAGAAATTTCTAGAGATGATCTGTGGAGTGGATGAAGCCGGAAAAGGATCGGTACTTGGTCCGATGGTAATCGCCGCGGTGGGATGCATGCAGATGGATGACCTCACGGCTCTTGGAGTTGCAGACTCTAAAAAACTTACAAAAGATTCTCGAGAACGACTAAATGCTTCAATACGGGAACAATTTCCCTATTCGATAGTAATTCGGACTGCTGAAGACATTGATACACTCCGCCAGACCATGACCATGAATGAGATAGTTGCCCGGGCACACGCAGAGGCGTTGGATGCTCTGTCCTGCACTGAGGCATATGTCGATGCATGTGATGTGAATGAAAAGCGGTATGGAGAGACCGTGAGATCCTTTTCCACATCCGACACAACAATTATCGCCCGTCATAAAGCTGATGCATTATATTCTCCTGTATCTGCAGCTTCTATTGTTGCCAAAGTAGAACGTGATCACATTATCACAGAGCTTGCACAAATCCACGGCACAATTGGTAGTGGATATCCTTCTGATCCGGTTACTATTGCATATCTTCAGGAATACATTTCAACGCATAAGCGACCTCCGGTGATTGCGCGTTCAAGTTGGGAGACCGTAAAACAGATGATACATCGTAAAAACCAGTGTTCCCTTTTAGATTTCTGACAAACCGTACACAACCTTTTCTTCCTGTCAGGGCCACCTGTAAACACTCATGGAATGGTTTCTTATCCTGCTCGGCTGCATTGCCATTTATGTCCTCTTCCTTGCATATATCAGGACATACAACCCGTATCCCCGCTATATCACGCTCTATGGTCCGATAATCGGGCTGAAAACTGAAAACGTTGGATTTTTTGATTATTTTAGACGATACTCCGGCTTTTTACGAATATATGGAACTATCGGAGTGGCAATGGTTATCATCGTATCAATTGCGATGGTCATAATGCTCCTTTTGTCGGTAAATCTCACGCTGGAGCTAAAACCTGAACCAACATCACTTCATAAACCCCAGAATATTTTTTTAATTCCTGGCGTGAATGAATTTGTTCCCTCAACCTTTGCCGTCTGGTTTGCTTTTATCCTCACTCTTGTCGTCCATGAATTTGGTCATGCAATTTTGTGTAGGGTAGAACAGATAGCAGTAAAAAGTATGGGTGTATTATTCCTGATAATTCCCATCGGAGCATTTGTTGAACCAGATGAAGAAGGGGTGAAAAAAGCATCTCCCTGGCCTAGAATGAGGATGTATGGTGCTGGAATTATTAATAACATCATTATCGGGCTGATAAGTTTCGGCCTCATGGTAAGTCTGATAGGACTAGCTGTTCCAACCCAGGAACCTGTTGTCGTTGGACTGTATCAGAACTACTCTGCTGCCCAGGCAGATGTTCCAACCCCTTCAATAATCAGGACCGTAAATGGAGAGGCTGTGCAGACATCAAAAGACGTGTCAGATATTTTAAATACGACACGACCAGGAGATGCGGTTCTTGTTGGATTTGATCATAAAGGAGAAGTTCGGGACTACTCCCTAAATGTGTCCCCCTGGCCTGAAGCATTAGGAGAACACGAATCCGGGTTCATGGGAGTGTATTATTACAATGGTCAGGGAATTATCGATACCGTCAGGAGTATGTTCTCTCCGATTGGTATTTTCATGTTACTCTCAGTTCCTTTCAATCCGACCATGGAAGGGCAATACTTACGAATACTTGGATTTGACGTATCAGATACTGAATATTATTCCGCTCCGTTCCCTGGATACTGGGAACTCATTCATCTCCTCTTCTGGAGTGGATTTATCAACTTTGCAGCCGGATTATTCAATGCTCTTCCAATGATCCCCCTCGATGGAGGGTTCATATTTAAGGAAGGAACAGAGCGTATACTAGCCAGACGCGGTCTTTCAAAATATGCAGATCATATCGTTGGTTTTGTAAGCACCGGGATGATAGTTCTCATGGTTGCTATCTTCGCTCTTCCATATCTTTTTCATCTGTAATTGAAGAGAATCTATCTCTTTTTTAATCCTCAGAGATAATTCAGACCTGGATTCTGATGATAAGAAGATTTATGATATTCGATCGTGAACGTGTACACTATGAGTAAGCAGTTATTTAATCGCTTTATCATAATTTCTGTCATCTTCTCCGGCGTAATTATTGGATTTGCCTCTGCTGGTTCATCAGTAGGTTCAAATCCAGGTTATGGTTCTCTGCCGACATCATTTGAATGGGAAGGAGATAAACTCCTGAATGGTGAAGATGCCGGGAGCATGTTTGAGAATACCGAATCGAAAGCATCTAAAATTCTGGACGAAGCAGAAGCTGCCGGGATGGTACTGTATTCAACCGGTGCATCAGTGAACAATTCTACATCCTCAAACCAGACTGTGACAAATCAGACGAATACTACAGAAATCAATGATCTCCTGTCCGGTTATGCATCTGTAGGAGATATTATCAAGGCAAAAGACTGGGCTGCCCTTGACCGATACACTACCGGAATTCAGGCAAATAAAGAAATTGAGGATTCATCATTGTCTTTAGAAAACAGGAATAACAACTGGGAAGCATTATTCACAGAGCCTCAGGTCGTTTCCTGTGGTCCATGCTAAAAAAATTATTCTATTTTTTCCGGCCTGTAATACACCAGGCATGCTGCTATTATATCATGGAATCCTTGCGAATGTTTGGTATATGCTATTGCAATAAATCCTGATAAAAACAGGATTCCTGAAACAAATTTCGCAAAATGCCGAAGGGATGCTCGTGCAAATGTAATCCGGTTTCCATGCAGGTCGGTAACTACTGCCCGACACGTCATCTTTCCAAGAGTTGCCTGGTTTTTAGATGATTCGAGCAAAGCACAATAGAGCCAGGGAATCAGAACTATGGTGACCAGAAGAAATGTTGCCACCTGTCCTGGGAAGGGTGAGGTAACCAGAACGCCTTCCATAGTTCTTACCTCTTCATGTCGTAGCATCATGAGAAGCATTCGATAGCCTTCCGTCAGTCCTAAATAATATGCACCAAACCCTGCAATGATAGTAAGAATTACAACGTCAATTATTCCCGCAACAATCCTCCTGCCTAGTCCTGCAAAATATTTTGGAGCACCTGAATTATGGTGATTCTGATTATTATCTGACACAATACAATATATCTCCTAACAAGCAATGAACTTGTCGAAAATGAGAAAAATATTGTATCTGAAAAAGAAAAGTAAAAAAATCTAAATTTTTACCGGTTCACTAAAAGAGAGTACTGCTGTAGTGGTATTATTGACTTTTCGTACCGGGTTTTTATCTTTCCCCTCTTTGAGCCATGGTTTTGTCTGCATGAGTTCATCAGATAATGATTGGAGTTCTGGTTCAACTTCCAGGGTTGCAAAAGAATCGTCAATATGACAGGCAGGACAATAACTTTTTGTTTCAATGGATGAATCACTTGAAGAATCTGATTCTGTTGATGTAACACCATTCATAGCATCAAAATATTTTTTCTGGTTTCCGTATACCATCTCCCACCAGCAACAGTACATGGCTGCTGAAATTGGATTGGTTGGATCATATTCGAATTGCCAGTATCCCTGACTTTCAATAGATTTCAAATATTCTCCGGTCGCAGGTTTTGATTTGTCATTGGGATCCGGGATACTCCAGTCAGCTGTGGCAAAACCAGAGAAGAAAAATAAAGTAATCAGAATGAATGATATTCGCATATTCATGGGTATTCATATTTTCTTACAGCTCAATAAATGTTCTGTAATCATCTTCTGATTGTAAAACCCTGTTCGTTCGTAACTGAAATATCACGAACCTGTAAAGAATGAACGTTAATAAATATCGTCTTTGACGATCTGATGGATTCAATAAAACGGTTCAGGAGATCATCTGGTCCTTCTGCTTCAATCTCAACAGTTCCGTCAGCCAGATTTCGTACCCATCCGGCGATGTGCCTGTCCTGTGCAATTTTCTGTACATATGCTCTGAAACCGACTCCCTGAACGCTCCCTGATGCGATCATATTTACCCGTTTCATAAAAAAGAGATATGGTTACAATCCTTTGTATTAGTATCCTGACAAAGAACTCATTTTATATGTAGAATAACATGGTACATATTCTGAACGAGCAGTTTGGTTCTGCATATCATGGTGAAAGTTCTTCTTGTTCATAACGGAAGTAATCCGGCACATTGTGTGAAAAAATTGCTTGCCGATTCACTTCAGGTTGAGCTGTATGAGGTTCGTTCTGTACCTGAAGGGAAAGATAGACATCAGGGAATTATGCCTGATATTATTCTTATACCATTGCCGGAATGGTCTGATCCGATGATTCACACCATAACCCAATGGCAACACCGTTGTACATCAGAAGGGCTTCATCCAGGCTTTCTGCTTTTTACAGTCCAGAATGACTCTCTGACTTTTTTTGATATTACCTATGGGAGCATGCCAATCCGTCTTAACCAGTCAGATACCGGCCATCAGGTTATTTCTTCGATTCGGCAGGTTGTCGGGAGATCAAGAGTTGAACGTTCACTTCGTGAGGATTATGATCATCATAACCGGATAATCTGTCATATGCCTCTTTCATGTCTGGATGTGGATGAAGGCCTTATTAGTCGGACAACTCCTCATTTCACACAATTATCCGGATTTGATGAGTCCGAGATTCTAGGAAAATCACCTGAATATTTTATCTCGTCCGATTCTGCCTCACAGCCGGGTGATATTCTTCTTCATCTATATCATCAGAAATGTATTGAAGGCGCTATTACGGGTAAAAATGGGGAACATGTCCCTTGCAGACTCACTCTCCATTCAAAAGAGTCAGGACTCCCGGGAGATGGACTCTGGTTTATCGAGGATCGCCGTGAATATGCAGTCATCAGTTCAGCTCTTCGGGAAACAGAGTATGAATGCCGCGAACAACTCTATCTCGCTGAGACTCTGGTCATCAGACTTGGTCCGGATGGGACAATTTCATTTGTAAATCCGGCTGCTGTCAGGTGTTTTGGCTATGAACCTGATGAACTAACCGGCAAAAGTGTAGGGATTTTGTTCCCTTCTGGAACATTACAGGATGTGACAAACCCGGTATCTCTGTTCCTTGAAGTGTCAGATGAATCATCTTCAGCAATTCATATTTTTGAACATTGTAAAAAGAATGGAAATCATCTCTGGATAGCATGGACCAGCCGGGGGCTCTATAGTTCGGATAATGAACTGACCGGCATCATCTGCATCGGCACAGATATGACTGAGCAGGCATCCAACGGTGAAGAGAGAATATCCACCCGCGTGTGGCGTGACCGGATTCTTTCCTATACAGACATCTCTCCAGAGGTCTTTGATGCAGTCCTTCAGGCATGTATGGAAATTGGAAGAGAGGGCCGTGAAGGCAAGACAATTGGAACCTCATTTCTCGTCGGGGACTCAGAAGAAGTGCTGAAACGATCCCGACAACTTATCCTTAATCCATTTTCCGGCCACCCCCCTGAAATGCGGATGGTATCTGTGCCTGATGTAAGAGAGATGCTCAAAGAATATGCGCTTTTGGACGGAGCATTTGTTGTCACCGGTGATGGAATACTGGAAGCAGCAGGGAGGTACATCACTCTGGATACCTCTGCTGTGTCTTTACCAAAAGGGATGGGAACACGTCATTCATCTGTAGCTGCTTTAACGGGAGTTACTGATGCCATTGGATTTGTAGTGTCGGAAAGTGGTGGAAAAGTTTCCATAATGAAAAAAGGTAAAATTGTGAAGGTTATTGCCTGATTTAGATCGGCCTGAAAAGAGGCTTTGCTGCAAGACAGACCGGACAAACCCATCCTTCTGGTAAAGATTGAAAATCTGTGCCTGCCGGAGCATCCTTATCACCGAGAACAGGATCATAAACATGCCCACATATGCTGCATTTCATTTTCTGCATACCAGTTAGTAATCTTTTTAATGATTAAATCGTTTTGTTTAGCGGTTCACGTCTCCATAGTCCCTTCGGAATCGAGATTTCAAATCGTACTCCTTCTCCGAATATTCCAGTTTCATGAATATTTAATCCGGAAATTGTCAGAATCTCCTTAGCTAAGAAAAGACCATACCCGGTATTGTTTCCAAAACCCCGGTTGAAAATTTTATCTTTATTTTCGTTTATTATCCCACATCCGTTATCTTCATAAACAATGATGACCCCGGAATTTTTTATCGCACATGATAATTTCACCACAGTAACTCGTTTCCCATGACGTTGTGAATTATCCAGCAAACAAAAAAATACTTTTTCAATTAATGGATCCACAAGGATATGGATATTTTCCAGTTCAGGGTCGATATCCACAGTCTGTATAGCGATTCCCCTTTTTGCTTGATGAACGATTGATGGAAGATGATGCCATTGAGGAGTATGAGTTCCTATCTCCTGGTAGTCCCGGGTAAAGATAATTTGAGAATGAATTGTTTCGATGGTCTGGTTCATCCTGTTCAGCATAGCCCTGATATCTGGATTATCTGAATAATCTGACAAAAGATCTGTAAGTCCACTCATAATCGTCAACTGATTGAGAATGTCATGTCTGGTGATATTGGATAATAAGTGGAGTTTTTTGTTCGCTCTCTCGTTTGCCAGAGTTATTTCCTTTCGAAAGGTAATATCCCGCTTGTTTTCTCTTCTTCCAAGCCATGTTCCATCATCCCTGAAGACTGATTGACAATTATGACTAATCCATCTTGTCTCTCCTTTTTTTGTTATTATCCGATAATCCATGTGGAAAATTCCATCATTCTCATGTGGAACATGGGAATAGTGATGATTCACTATCTCTTTGTCATCGGGATGAGTAATTCTGGTAATCAGGTCTGGTTCATTGTAAAATTCATCTGCTGAATACCCGGAAATTCTCTCACAGGAAGGAGAAATATAGAGATACGTCCCTCCCGGACTTAACCAGGATTCCCAGTCATATGTATAATTAGCGATAGTCCGGTATTTTTCTTCATTTTCAAGAATGATTCGTTCAAGTTCTTTTCTGTCGGTCACCTCAAGAATGACCCCCATAATTCCTTTAATCTCCCCATTATCTGAAAGAAAGGCAGAATTAGAGAAAAGAGCATCTAATTTTTCTCCTTGAGCATTTGTGATAACATACTCATATTGTTGAACATAGGGATTTTTCAGAATCAGATCATCCATATATCGGTAATGATCTGCCAGATCCTTCGGGTAGAGATCATACACAGACCGTCCGATAATTGAGGATTTTTGAATACCAATCAGTGCTTCAAAGGCGCTGTTACATTGCTGATAAATACCGGATGTATCCCTGAAAAATACGGGTGCAGGAATAGCATTCATTATTGTCTGAACATGCCATGCATATTCTGTGTGGTGGTGAATTTTTTCCGAATGCATCTGTCCAGAGTCACAGTGTTTTTCTCTCGTCCTTTTGACTGCCTGCACAATATAGGTAGCTAGTTTCGAGAGAATTTGAGGAGTAAGATCCTGTTTTCGAAGAAAGAAGTCTGCTCCTTCATTCAAGGCATCGATAATAATCTCTTCAGTTCCTTTATTTGTAAAAAAAATAAATGGAATTTGATTTCCTCTTTGGCGGTTCTGTTTTAAAAATGATATGCTATCCAAATCAGGAATATCATACTCTGATACAATAACATCATAGGAGCATTGAGAAAGGAGATTCGTTGCGCTTTTTACACTGTCAGTGATTCTAACTTGAAATCCATTCTGTTCTTTAAGATATGAAGACGTTCTTTCATTTATTGTCTGTTCATTGTCTAGAAGAAGGATTCTGATCACGGAGTACTTCCCCTGAATGGGTTGTTTTTACTCATCATAAGGGATCCGGTATGTGATTGATTCTCTAACTGATGCAAAATCGTATGTATATCATGAGTGGATATTTCTTTACGATTTTGTATGGTGTTTCTTCGAAAATATTTGGAAGCCTGTGGGTGTGAACCTGATCTGATTGCACTCATCAGATTAATATCGCGGCAGATGGATGCTATCCGGAAGGCATTTCTTGAAAATCAGATGTATGAACATACCCTGAATGCGTCAGGTGAACTGCAGGCTCAGATGGACACCTGGGCAGATGAGCATCTTATCAAGGTAGTTGGCGAGTCAGGGCTTGTGCGGGAGATGGCATCTGAAGAACAGGAAGATATCATTCGGTTTGAAAATTCCCGTTGCGAATATTGTATGGTTATGGATCCTCTTGATGGATCGTCTCTTATTTCTACAAACCTGGCTGTCGGGACCATAGTTGGCATTTATGAAAAAGGTGGGGTTTTACAACCCGGTTCAAAATTGCGTGCTGCCTTTTACACATTATTCGGACCATTAACTGTTTTGGTGGTATCA comes from Methanospirillum hungatei and encodes:
- a CDS encoding rubredoxin, giving the protein MQKMKCSICGHVYDPVLGDKDAPAGTDFQSLPEGWVCPVCLAAKPLFRPI
- a CDS encoding acylphosphatase, whose amino-acid sequence is MKRVNMIASGSVQGVGFRAYVQKIAQDRHIAGWVRNLADGTVEIEAEGPDDLLNRFIESIRSSKTIFINVHSLQVRDISVTNEQGFTIRR
- a CDS encoding site-2 protease family protein; amino-acid sequence: MEWFLILLGCIAIYVLFLAYIRTYNPYPRYITLYGPIIGLKTENVGFFDYFRRYSGFLRIYGTIGVAMVIIVSIAMVIMLLLSVNLTLELKPEPTSLHKPQNIFLIPGVNEFVPSTFAVWFAFILTLVVHEFGHAILCRVEQIAVKSMGVLFLIIPIGAFVEPDEEGVKKASPWPRMRMYGAGIINNIIIGLISFGLMVSLIGLAVPTQEPVVVGLYQNYSAAQADVPTPSIIRTVNGEAVQTSKDVSDILNTTRPGDAVLVGFDHKGEVRDYSLNVSPWPEALGEHESGFMGVYYYNGQGIIDTVRSMFSPIGIFMLLSVPFNPTMEGQYLRILGFDVSDTEYYSAPFPGYWELIHLLFWSGFINFAAGLFNALPMIPLDGGFIFKEGTERILARRGLSKYADHIVGFVSTGMIVLMVAIFALPYLFHL
- a CDS encoding RDD family protein, with the protein product MSDNNQNHHNSGAPKYFAGLGRRIVAGIIDVVILTIIAGFGAYYLGLTEGYRMLLMMLRHEEVRTMEGVLVTSPFPGQVATFLLVTIVLIPWLYCALLESSKNQATLGKMTCRAVVTDLHGNRITFARASLRHFAKFVSGILFLSGFIAIAYTKHSQGFHDIIAACLVYYRPEKIE
- a CDS encoding YgiT-type zinc finger protein translates to MPAYVCERCHEAYFTPDISRKMDTIIEEARKGSLCMKALAAGEVSM
- a CDS encoding PAS domain-containing protein; amino-acid sequence: MVKVLLVHNGSNPAHCVKKLLADSLQVELYEVRSVPEGKDRHQGIMPDIILIPLPEWSDPMIHTITQWQHRCTSEGLHPGFLLFTVQNDSLTFFDITYGSMPIRLNQSDTGHQVISSIRQVVGRSRVERSLREDYDHHNRIICHMPLSCLDVDEGLISRTTPHFTQLSGFDESEILGKSPEYFISSDSASQPGDILLHLYHQKCIEGAITGKNGEHVPCRLTLHSKESGLPGDGLWFIEDRREYAVISSALRETEYECREQLYLAETLVIRLGPDGTISFVNPAAVRCFGYEPDELTGKSVGILFPSGTLQDVTNPVSLFLEVSDESSSAIHIFEHCKKNGNHLWIAWTSRGLYSSDNELTGIICIGTDMTEQASNGEERISTRVWRDRILSYTDISPEVFDAVLQACMEIGREGREGKTIGTSFLVGDSEEVLKRSRQLILNPFSGHPPEMRMVSVPDVREMLKEYALLDGAFVVTGDGILEAAGRYITLDTSAVSLPKGMGTRHSSVAALTGVTDAIGFVVSESGGKVSIMKKGKIVKVIA
- a CDS encoding PAS domain S-box protein yields the protein MIRILLLDNEQTINERTSSYLKEQNGFQVRITDSVKSATNLLSQCSYDVIVSEYDIPDLDSISFLKQNRQRGNQIPFIFFTNKGTEEIIIDALNEGADFFLRKQDLTPQILSKLATYIVQAVKRTREKHCDSGQMHSEKIHHHTEYAWHVQTIMNAIPAPVFFRDTSGIYQQCNSAFEALIGIQKSSIIGRSVYDLYPKDLADHYRYMDDLILKNPYVQQYEYVITNAQGEKLDALFSNSAFLSDNGEIKGIMGVILEVTDRKELERIILENEEKYRTIANYTYDWESWLSPGGTYLYISPSCERISGYSADEFYNEPDLITRITHPDDKEIVNHHYSHVPHENDGIFHMDYRIITKKGETRWISHNCQSVFRDDGTWLGRRENKRDITFRKEITLANERANKKLHLLSNITRHDILNQLTIMSGLTDLLSDYSDNPDIRAMLNRMNQTIETIHSQIIFTRDYQEIGTHTPQWHHLPSIVHQAKRGIAIQTVDIDPELENIHILVDPLIEKVFFCLLDNSQRHGKRVTVVKLSCAIKNSGVIIVYEDNGCGIINENKDKIFNRGFGNNTGYGLFLAKEILTISGLNIHETGIFGEGVRFEISIPKGLWRREPLNKTI
- the rnhB gene encoding ribonuclease HII, translating into MICGVDEAGKGSVLGPMVIAAVGCMQMDDLTALGVADSKKLTKDSRERLNASIREQFPYSIVIRTAEDIDTLRQTMTMNEIVARAHAEALDALSCTEAYVDACDVNEKRYGETVRSFSTSDTTIIARHKADALYSPVSAASIVAKVERDHIITELAQIHGTIGSGYPSDPVTIAYLQEYISTHKRPPVIARSSWETVKQMIHRKNQCSLLDF